In Crassostrea angulata isolate pt1a10 chromosome 4, ASM2561291v2, whole genome shotgun sequence, one genomic interval encodes:
- the LOC128179311 gene encoding uncharacterized protein LOC128179311: MDPDYSLQDVVRCHLCEIPVPPLHCVICNTHLCKDCEGKHLSDKSKQHKVVPFNLRLTTSIPGCQKHSTKKCKLFCDQCNIPICAVCHSSKEHQTHNVVNIFIVLESKSQAAQKDLQDLENFIYPKYQEIASYLSVQKANLKENSKKLIIEINKHGDDLHKEINTIIKKLKSDLDEDGSKQLSILTKQETKITRTISAIKQSIAGLKKLLDSNDVVSIVSEYKSRNAEFRKLPPKRLVSLPRFVPQKINKDQLNQQFGSLSASSIETVKDFYPKETPGAETSPSDRLSRKLSAAPHIITEIITEYGAYKLNNASCLSDENIWICGNDNIMRLYNIQGELLNSIQTKSKNKPYDIAVTENGCLFYTDYHDRTVNIVKNARIQKVIKLQGWIPLNVCIAFSGDALVVMISDDNKQTKVVRYSGSLVIGSIQFNDKGQPLYSSGVSVLNREMIFLNNNKFISENRNQDICVSDCLACAVVVVNQAGKLRFTYTGVPSSTKESFLPIGITTDSQSRILTACYNNHRIHILDQDGQFLRYIDNCNLRSPYGLCVDTRDNLFVAECHTGKVKKIQYYM; encoded by the coding sequence ATGGACCCTGATTACAGCCTCCAGGATGTGGTTAGATGTCATCTCTGTGAGATCCCTGTCCCCCCTCTACACTGTGTCATTTGTAACACACATCTGTGTAAAGACTGTGAGGGGAAACATCTCTCAGATAAATCCAAACAACACAAAGTGGTGCCATTCAATCTCCGGTTGACTACTAGTATTCCTGGATGTCAGAAGCattcaacaaaaaaatgtaaacttttttGTGATCAATGcaacattcctatttgtgcagTTTGTCACTCCTCTAAAGAACATCAAACGCACAATGTTGTgaacattttcattgttttagaAAGCAAGTCACAGGCCGCACAGAAAGATTTACAAGATTTAGAGAACTTCATTTATCCTAAATATCAAGAAATTGCATCTTATCTATCCGTTCAGAAAGCAAATCTAAAGGAAAATTCCAAAAAACTAATAATAGAAATCAACAAACATGGAGATGACTTGCACAAAGAAATAAATACCATTATcaaaaaactgaaatctgatctTGATGAAGATGGCTCTAAACAGCTGTCTATCCTAACAAAACAGGAAACAAAAATCACACGCACAATTTCTGCAATCAAACAGAGCATTGCTGGTCTGAAGAAGTTACTGGACTCCAATGATGTTGTCAGCATTGTCTCTGAGTACAAATCCAGGAATGCTGAATTCAGAAAATTACCTCCTAAACGTTTAGTTTCCTTACCAAGATTTGTTCCTCAAAAGATTAACAAGGATCAGTTAAATCAACaatttggttctctgtcagcgtcaTCTATCGAAACAGTAAAAGATTTCTACCCAAAGGAGACTCCTGGTGCTGAGACTTCTCCTTCGGACAGACTATCCAGAAAGCTAAGTGCTGCACCACACATCATCACAGAAATTATCACAGAGTATGGGGCATATAAACTTAACAATGCGTCCTGTCTTAGTGATGAAAATATATGGATTTGTGGAAATGACAACATTATGAGACTATATAACATACAAGGGGAACTACTTAACTCAATTCAAACCAAGTCTAAAAACAAACCATACGACATAGCAGTGACGGAGAATGGGTGTCTTTTTTATACTGATTATcatgatagaactgtgaacatagtgaaaaATGCGCGGATACAGAAAGTGATCAAACTACAGGGGTGGATACCTCTTAATGTATGTATTGCCTTTTCTGGGGACGCCCTGGTTGTCATGATCAGTGatgataataaacaaacaaaagtcgTGCGTTATTCTGGCTCCTTAGTAATAGGCAGTATTCAATTcaatgacaaaggacaaccttTGTATTCATCTGGGGTATCAGTATTAAACAGGGAAATGATTTTCCTTAACAACAATAAATTCAttagtgagaacaggaaccaaGATATTTGTGTGTCTGACTGTTTAGCCTGTGCAGTGGTGGTTGTCAATCAGGCCGgaaaactccggtttacctacaccgGAGTTCCGTCTTCCACCAAGGAATCTTTTTTACCTATTGGCATCACTACAGATAGCCAGAGTCGGATTCTTACGGCATGCTATAACAATCACCGTATCCACATATTAGATCAAGACGGACAGTttctccgctacattgacaactgtaaTTTACGCAGTCCATATGGTTTATGTGTGGataccagagacaacctctttgtggctgagtgCCACActggtaaagtgaagaaaatacaatattacatgtaa
- the LOC128179309 gene encoding uncharacterized protein LOC128179309: MNIEYSLQDVVQCHICKTQDAPLHCEICQKYMCQGCKEKHLSGKSKEHNLKLYGIILLDPEYSLQDVVRCHLCETPAPSLHCVNCSIHLCKGCEGKHLFDKSKQHKVVPFKYRGSFPKCQKHSTTICDQYCEQCNIPVCELCVSFDEHQNHDVVDFLDNLKNKTQFLQYVLQDLENTIYPKYQEIAFNLSGQKADLNDNSQKLTTAINKHGEDLHREIDNTIQKLKSDLDEMDSKLLAVLNKEEDEISQTISKITQSIDDLKKLLVSNDVSLVFAYKSRNVEFRRLPPKLTVSFPSFTPQKITKEQLYQQIGSLSAPSIKTEEHGYTMDSLPPMPLIDVPRVITQIKTSHRGLFSVSCVKDECIWTCGLLDNKMRLYNLQGELKKSVHTMSGNNPVDMLVTRSGDLVYTDYNDRTVNIVKNTQIQTVIRLQGWRPWGVCSTSSGDFLVVMDSDDYRQTKVVCYSGSTEKQSIQYDDKGQPLYSSGGINYISENRNLDICVSDYGARAVVVVNQDGKLRFTYTGPPSTTKGSFYPYGITTDSQARILTADMSNRRIDILDQDGQFLRYIDNCHLQGPWALCVDTTDNLFVTECGTGKVKKIQYYLDYM, from the coding sequence ATGAACATTGAGTACAGTCTCCAGGATGTGGTACAATGTCATATATGTAAAACTCAAGATGCTCCTCTACATTGTGAAATTTGTCAAAAATACATGTGCCAAGGCTGTAAAGAAAAACATCTTTCTGGCAAATCCAAAGAACACAACTTGAAACTATATGGAATCATTTTATTGGACCCTGAGTACAGCCTCCAGGATGTGGTacggtgtcatctctgtgagaccccggcTCCCTCTTTACACTGTGTCAATTGTAGCATTCATCTGTGTAAAGGCTGTGAGGGGAAACATCTCTTTGATAAATCCAAACAACACAAAGTGGTGCCATTTAAATATCGGGGATCTTTTCCTAAGTGTCAAAAACATTCCACAACAATATGTGACCAATACTGTGAACAATGCAACATTCCTGTTTGTGAACTCTGtgtttcctttgatgaacaccAAAATCATGATGTAGTAGATTTTTTGGacaatttaaagaataaaacacaatttttacaGTACGTTTTACAAGATTTAGAAAATACCATATATCCTAAATATCAAGAAATTGCATTTAATCTCTCGGGTCAAAAAGCTGACCTGAATGATAACTCCCAGAAATTGACAACAGCAATCaacaaacatggagaagacttgcacagagaaatagacaacactatacagaaactgaaatctgatctGGATGAAATGGACTCCAAACTACTTGCTGTACTAAATAAAGAGGAAGATGAAATTTCACAAACCATTTCTAAAATCACACAGAGCATTGATGATCTGAAGAAATTATTGGtctccaatgatgtcagccttGTCTTTGCTTACAAATCCAGGAATgttgaattcagaagattgcctcctaaactcacagttTCCTTTCCAAGTTTTACCCCTCAGAAAATAACCAAAGAACAGCTTTATCAACAaattggttctctgtcagcgccatctatcaaaacagaagaacatggcTACACAATGGATTCTCTCCCGCCCATGccgctcattgatgtaccacggGTCATCACACAGATAAAAACATCGCATAGAGGGTTATTCAGTGTGTCCTGTGTGAAAGATGAATGTATCTGGACGTGTGGTTTGCTTGACAACAAGATGAGACTCTACAACCTGCAGGGTGAACTAAAAAAGTCAGTCCATACCATGTCAGGGAACAATCCAGTGGACATGTtggtgacaaggagtggggatctagtttatactgattacaatgatagaactgtgaacatagtgaagaatacacagatacagacagtgatcagactacaggggtggaGACCTTggggtgtctgtagtacctcctctggtgactttctggttgtcatggacagtgatgattatagacaaacaaaagttgtgtgttactctggctctacagagaaacaaagtattcagtacgatgacaaaggacaacctctctattcatctggtggCATTAattacatcagtgagaacaggaacctagatatttGTGTGTCAGACTATGGAGCACgagcagtagtggtggtcaatcaagacgggaaactccggtttacctacactggtcctccctctactaccaagggatcATTCTATCCatacggcatcacaacagacagccaggctcggatcctgacagcagacatGAGCAACCGCCGTATcgacatcctggatcaggacggacagttcctccgctacattgacaactgtcatttacaagGTCCATGGgctttatgtgtggacaccacagacaacctctttgtgacTGAGTGTGgcacaggtaaagtgaagaaaattcaatattaccTTGATTATATGTAA